CGACCGAGTTACCATTACCGCCAAGAGCCTGGTGACGCATTCCATTCGGGAAGCTGGTGAGTATTCCTCCGGAGTGCCTCTGCAAGAAAACCGTCAGTGGCGCCGCAATGCTGCACGATTCAAGCACCTGGATGAGTACGCGCGCCGCGTGTCGGCGCTGGAAAAGGATAAGAACGATGATTAATAGCCTGTGTTCGTATTCCAAGTGCCTCGCATTGCACCGGAGTAGCCGCCATGCAGCCACGTGCGGCTTGACCAGACAACCAGTCTGGCGCTGCGCCACGCACGACTACCTGACAACCACTCCGGCGCAATGCGAGGCACTTGGAATATGAACACAGGCCCTAACAACACTGCTCCGATCACATTACCGGTGAACGTGGAGCAGATTCAACAATTGCTGCCACATCGCTACCCATTTCTGCTGGTCGATCGCGTGATCGAGATCGTGCAGGACCAGAGCGTGGTGACGCTGAAGAACGTCACCATCAACGAACCTTTCTTCAACGGCCATTTCCCTGGTCACCCGGTGATGCCGGGCGTGCTGATCGTGGAAGCGATGGCCCAGTCAGCCGGCTTGCTCACGCAGCTCAGTGCACGCATGAAGGGCGGCTCACCCAGCTCGTTGTTCTACCTGGCCAAGGTCGACAACGCCCGTTTCAACGCCCCCGTGGTGCCGGGTGACCAACTGCGCATGGAAGTACACCTCAAGCGCCTGTTGCGCAGCATGGGTCTGTTTGAAGCCCACACTCTGGTCAACGGCAAGGAAGTGGCTAGCTGCGAGCTGATGTGCGCCGCGAGGTCCGAGAAATGATCCATCCGACCGCGCAGATCGATCCCACTGCCGTCATCGGCAAAGATGTACGCATGGGTGCCTACACCGTGATTGGCGCCGATGTACATATTGGCGACCGCACGGTGATCGGCCCGCATGTTGTGATCCAGGGCCCGACGCACATTGGTTGCGATAATCGCATCGCACAATTTGCTTCGCTCGGCGGCGATCCGCAAGACATGAAGTTCGCGGGCGAGCGCACCGAGCTGATCATCGGCGACCGCAACATGATCCGCGAATTCGTCACCATCAATCGCGGCACCGGCGATGGTGGCGGCGCTACGCGCGTAGGCAATGACAACCTACTGCTTGCCTACGTGCATATTGCGCACGACTGCACCGTCGGCAACAACACCATCTTCTCCAACTATTCGGCGCTAGCCGGCCATGTTGAAGTCGGCGACTGGACGGTGTTTGCTGGTTATTCCGGCGCGCACCAATTCTGCAAGGTCGGCGAGCACGCCTTTATCGCCATGGGTTGCCTGCTCGGTGCCGACGTGCCCCCATTTCTGATGATGGCCAATGACCAGGCTGGACGTCCGCGCGGACTTAACACTACCGGGCTGAAGCGTCGCGGCTTCGAGCCAGAGCGCATCACCGCCATCAAGCGTGCGTATCGCACGCTCTACACCTCCGGTCTGCCATTGACCGAAGCTCGCGATCAACTGGCGGAACAAGCCAAGGAAAGCGAAGACGTGCGCCACATGCTTGAGTTTCTCGATCGTAGCGAGCGAGGGTTGGCACGTTGATACGCGTCCCGCGTATCAACAAATCAAACACGGGCTTTTGCTCTAGATGCAGCCATGTCCGCTGATGCCAACGAACTAACGATCGCCATCATCGCCGGCGAAGACTCCGGCGACCAGCTCGGCGCCGATCTTATTGTGGCACTGCGCCGGCAATACCCCGATGCGCGTTTCATCGGCATCGGCGACCGCCGCATGCAGGAACACGGTTTCGAATCCTGGTACGACATCCGCGAACTGTCATTATTCGGCTTCACCGAGGTGATCAGCCACCTGCCGCGCCTGCTCAAGCTGCGCAAGGAACTCATCGCGCGCCTGCTTAGAGAAAAGCCAGCCATCGTCGTCGGCATCGATGCGCCCGATTTCAATCTTGGCCTCGAACGCCGCCTGAAACAGGCGGGCCTGCGCACCGTGCACTACGTCAGCCCATCGATCTGGGCATGGCGTGAAAAGCGTGCCGACAAGATGGGGCAGAGCGCCAGCCGTGTCCTGTGTCTGTTTCCGATGGAGCCACCGATCTATGCCAGACATGGCATTGATGCGCGCTTCGTGGGTCATCCGCTGGCTGACCGCTTCCCGCTCGTCTCCGATCGCATCCCGTCACGGCGTGCCTTGCAACTGCCGCTGGATGTCCCGGTGCTTGCTGTACTGCCTGGCAGTCGGCACGCGGAGATCGAGCGACTGGCTGCGCCGTTTCTGGATGCCGCGCGACGCGTCGCCGCCATCTTGCCTGGTCTGCGCATCGTTATTCCTGCTGCCAACTCCCGCGCACTCGCAACGTTGAAAACCCTGCTTGCACGCGGACCGCACGATGAGATGATGCCAGTGTTGCTGGAGGGCCGCGCGCACGATGCCATGCTGGCCGCGGACGTGGTGATGCTCGCGTCTGGCACCGCCACGCTGGAAGCCATGCTAGCCAAACGCCCGATGGTGGTGGGCTATCGCGTCTCCCCCATCAGTTACCGCATCGCACGCATGTTCAACATGCTCAAGACCGATGTCTATGCATTGCCGAATATTCTTGCCCGCACCTGTGGCATGGGCAAAAGCGCCATGCTCGTTCCCGAATTGATGCAGAACAATTGCACCGCGGCAAAACTGGCCGACGCCACGTTGTCGTTGTTCCAAGACAGTGAGCGGCGTGGCGCGATCGTCAACGCGTTCGAACAATTGCACGAAGCGTTGCGCGGCGATCTGCACGGCCATGCCGGCGATCACGCGGCGACGGCGATTGCTGAGTTGATCGAGCGATGAAAGCGTGCTTCGCTCGTAGCTCCACGCAAGCCTTTACCCCTCACCTCAATCCTCTCCCCAAAGGGGAGAGGAAGCGAACGCGAAAAACACATGATTGAATTTAGAGCGGGGGTCGATGAAGCAGGCCGAGGCCCACTGGCAGGACCTGTAGTAGTCGCAGCCGTAGTACTCGACCCGCGCAAGCCCATCGATGGACTGAACGACTCCAAGAAGCTGAGCGAAGCGCGCCGCGAAACGCTTTACCCGCTGATCATCGAACGTGCCTGGGCCTATTCCGTCGTGCTGATCGAGGCGGAAGAAATCGATCGACTGAACATCTTCCAGGCCACCATGGCCGGCATGAGCCGCGCCGTCGCCGGTCTGGCACCGGCCGCCACACTAGCGCTGATCGACGGCAACAAGCTACCCAAGAATCTACCCTGCCCTGGCCGCGCCATCGTCGGTGGCGATGCGCTGGAGCCGGCCATCAGCGCGGCCTCGATCCTGGCCAAGGTGAGCCGTGATCGGCTCATGATTGATCTGGACAAACAA
The sequence above is a segment of the Dyella sp. M7H15-1 genome. Coding sequences within it:
- the fabZ gene encoding 3-hydroxyacyl-ACP dehydratase FabZ yields the protein MNTGPNNTAPITLPVNVEQIQQLLPHRYPFLLVDRVIEIVQDQSVVTLKNVTINEPFFNGHFPGHPVMPGVLIVEAMAQSAGLLTQLSARMKGGSPSSLFYLAKVDNARFNAPVVPGDQLRMEVHLKRLLRSMGLFEAHTLVNGKEVASCELMCAARSEK
- the lpxA gene encoding acyl-ACP--UDP-N-acetylglucosamine O-acyltransferase; this translates as MIHPTAQIDPTAVIGKDVRMGAYTVIGADVHIGDRTVIGPHVVIQGPTHIGCDNRIAQFASLGGDPQDMKFAGERTELIIGDRNMIREFVTINRGTGDGGGATRVGNDNLLLAYVHIAHDCTVGNNTIFSNYSALAGHVEVGDWTVFAGYSGAHQFCKVGEHAFIAMGCLLGADVPPFLMMANDQAGRPRGLNTTGLKRRGFEPERITAIKRAYRTLYTSGLPLTEARDQLAEQAKESEDVRHMLEFLDRSERGLAR
- the lpxB gene encoding lipid-A-disaccharide synthase is translated as MSADANELTIAIIAGEDSGDQLGADLIVALRRQYPDARFIGIGDRRMQEHGFESWYDIRELSLFGFTEVISHLPRLLKLRKELIARLLREKPAIVVGIDAPDFNLGLERRLKQAGLRTVHYVSPSIWAWREKRADKMGQSASRVLCLFPMEPPIYARHGIDARFVGHPLADRFPLVSDRIPSRRALQLPLDVPVLAVLPGSRHAEIERLAAPFLDAARRVAAILPGLRIVIPAANSRALATLKTLLARGPHDEMMPVLLEGRAHDAMLAADVVMLASGTATLEAMLAKRPMVVGYRVSPISYRIARMFNMLKTDVYALPNILARTCGMGKSAMLVPELMQNNCTAAKLADATLSLFQDSERRGAIVNAFEQLHEALRGDLHGHAGDHAATAIAELIER
- the rnhB gene encoding ribonuclease HII, producing MIEFRAGVDEAGRGPLAGPVVVAAVVLDPRKPIDGLNDSKKLSEARRETLYPLIIERAWAYSVVLIEAEEIDRLNIFQATMAGMSRAVAGLAPAATLALIDGNKLPKNLPCPGRAIVGGDALEPAISAASILAKVSRDRLMIDLDKQHPGYGFAVHKGYPTPAHLAALQQLGPCSEHRRSFAPVKLLLDQGQLF